One genomic region from Macaca mulatta isolate MMU2019108-1 chromosome 20, T2T-MMU8v2.0, whole genome shotgun sequence encodes:
- the RHOT2 gene encoding mitochondrial Rho GTPase 2 isoform X19, translating into MRRDVRILLLGEAQVGKTSLILSLVGEEFPEEVPPRAEEITIPADVTPEKVPTHIVDYSEAEQTDEELREEIHKANVVCVVYDVSEEATIEKIRTKWIPLVNGGATRGPRVPIILVGNKSDLRSGSSMEAVLPIMSQFPEIETCVECSAKNLRNISELFYYAQKAVLHPTAPLYDPEAKQKSCFGHPLAPQALEDVKTVVCRNVAGGVWEDRLTLDGFLFLNTLFIQRGRHETTWAILRSFGYSDTLELTADYLFPPLHVPPGCSTELNHLGYQFVQRVFEKHDQDRDGALSPMELQSLFSVFPAAPWGPELLRTVRTEAGRLPLHGYLCQWTLVTYLDVRSCLGHLGYLGYPTLCDQDSQTRAITVTREKRLDQEKGQTLRSVLLCKVVGARGVGKSAFLQAFLGHGLGHQDTREQPPGYTIDTVQVNGQEKYLILCEVGTDDLATSLDAACDVACLMFDGSDPKSFAHCASVYKHHYMDGQTPCLFVSSKADLPEGGVPVGPSPAEFCRKHRLPAPVPFSCAGPAEPSTAIFTQLATMATFPHLVHAELHPSSFWLRGLLGVLGAAMAAVLSFSLYRVLVKSQ; encoded by the exons ATGAGGCGGGACGTGCGCATCCTGTTACTGGGCGAGG CCCAGGTGGGGAAGACGTCGCTGATCCTGTCCCTGGTGGGCGAGGAGTTCCCCGAGGAG GTCCCTCCCCGCGCGGAGGAGATCACGATCCCCGCGGACGTCACCCCGGAGAAGGTGCCCACTCACATCGTGGACTACTCAG AAGCCGAGCAGACGGACGAGGAGCTGCGGGAGGAGATCCACAAG GCAAACGTGGTGTGCGTGGTGTACGACGTCTCTGAGGAGGCCACCATTGAGAAG ATTCGAACTAAGTGGATCCCACTGGTGAATGGGGGGGCCACGCGGGGGCCCAG GGTGCCCATCATCCTAGTGGGCAACAAGTCAGACCTGCGGTCGGGGAGCTCCATGGAGGCCGTGCTCCCCATCATGAGCCAGTTTCCTGAGATTGAGACCTGCGTGGAG TGTTCAGCCAAGAACCTGAGGAACATCTCAGAGCTGTTCTACTACGCCCAGAAGGCTGTCCTGCACCCCACAGCCCCCCTCTATGACCCTGAGGCCAAGCAG AAATCCTGCTTCGGGCACCCCCTGGCCCCGCAGGCCCTGGAGGACGTGAAGACGGTGGTGTGCAGGAACGTGGCGGGCGGCGTGTGGGAGGACCGGCTGACCCTGGATG GTTTCCTCTTCCTGAACACGCTCTTCATCCAGCGTGGCCGGCACGAGACCACATGGGCCATCCTGCGGAGCTTCGGCTACAGCGACACACTGGAGCTGACGGCCGACTATCTCTTCCCTCC GCTCCACGTGCCCCCCGGCTGCAGCACTGAGCTCAACCACCTTGGCTACCAGTTTGTGCAGAGGGTGTTTGAGAAGCACGACCAG GACCGCGACGGCGCCCTCTCGCCCATGGAGCTGCAGAGCCTCTTCAGTGTGTTCCCAGCAGCCCCCTGGGGCCCCGAGCTCCTGCGCACAGTCCGCACAGAGGCCGGCCGGCTGCCCCTGCATGGATACCTCTGCCAGTGGAC CCTGGTGACCTACCTGGACGTCCGGAGCTGCCTCGGACACCTGGGCTACCTGGGCTACCCCACCCTCTGTGATCAGGACTCGCAGACTCGTGCCATCACAG TCACCCGTGAGAAGAGGCTGGACCAGGAGAAGGGACAGACGCTGCGGAGCGTTCTCCTATGCAAGGTGGTGGGGGCCCGTGGAGTGGGCAAATCTGCCTTCCTACAGGCCTTCCTAGGCCACGGCCTGGGG CACCAGGACACGAGGGAGCAGCCTCCCGGGTACACCATTGACACGGTGCAGGTCAACGGACAGGAGAAGTACTTGATC ctgtgtgaggtgggCACAGATGATCTGGCCACGTCGCTGGACGCCGCCTGTGATGTTGCCTGCTTGATGTTTGATGGCAGTGACCCAAAGTCCTTTGCACATTGTGCCAGCGTCTACAAG CACCATTACATGGACGGGCAGACCCCCTGCCTCTTCGTCTCCTCCAAGGCTGACCTACCCGAAGGTGGTGTGCCGGTTGGCCCATCGCCAGCCGAGTTTTGCCGCAAGCACCGGCTACCAGCTCCTGTGCCGTTCTCCTGTGCTGGCCCAGCCGAGCCCAGCACTGCCATCTTCACCCAGCTTGCCACCATGGCCACCTTCCC ACATTTGGTCCACGCAGAGCTGCATCCCTCTTCCTTCTGGCTCCGGGGCCTGCTGGGGGTTCTCGGGGCCGCCATGGCCGCAGTCCTCAGCTTCTCGCTCTACAGGGTCCTGGTGAAGAGCCAGTGA
- the RHOT2 gene encoding mitochondrial Rho GTPase 2 isoform X12: protein MRRDVRILLLGEAQVGKTSLILSLVGEEFPEEVPPRAEEITIPADVTPEKVPTHIVDYSEAEQTDEELREEIHKANVVCVVYDVSEEATIEKIRTKWIPLVNGGATRGPRVPIILVGNKSDLRSGSSMEAVLPIMSQFPEIETCVEVTKNLRNISELFYYAQKAVLHPTAPLYDPEAKQLRPACAQALTRIFRLSDQDLDQALSDEELNAFQKSCFGHPLAPQALEDVKTVVCRNVAGGVWEDRLTLDGFLFLNTLFIQRGRHETTWAILRSFGYSDTLELTADYLFPPLHVPPGCSTELNHLGYQFVQRVFEKHDQDRDGALSPMELQSLFSVFPAAPWGPELLRTVRTEAGRLPLHGYLCQWTLVTYLDVRSCLGHLGYLGYPTLCDQDSQTRAITVTREKRLDQEKGQTLRSVLLCKVVGARGVGKSAFLQAFLGHGLGHQDTREQPPGYTIDTVQVNGQEKYLILCEVGTDDLATSLDAACDVACLMFDGSDPKSFAHCASVYKHHYMDGQTPCLFVSSKADLPEGGVPVGPSPAEFCRKHRLPAPVPFSCAGPAEPSTAIFTQLATMATFPHLVHAELHPSSFWLRGLLGVLGAAMAAVLSFSLYRVLVKSQ from the exons ATGAGGCGGGACGTGCGCATCCTGTTACTGGGCGAGG CCCAGGTGGGGAAGACGTCGCTGATCCTGTCCCTGGTGGGCGAGGAGTTCCCCGAGGAG GTCCCTCCCCGCGCGGAGGAGATCACGATCCCCGCGGACGTCACCCCGGAGAAGGTGCCCACTCACATCGTGGACTACTCAG AAGCCGAGCAGACGGACGAGGAGCTGCGGGAGGAGATCCACAAG GCAAACGTGGTGTGCGTGGTGTACGACGTCTCTGAGGAGGCCACCATTGAGAAG ATTCGAACTAAGTGGATCCCACTGGTGAATGGGGGGGCCACGCGGGGGCCCAG GGTGCCCATCATCCTAGTGGGCAACAAGTCAGACCTGCGGTCGGGGAGCTCCATGGAGGCCGTGCTCCCCATCATGAGCCAGTTTCCTGAGATTGAGACCTGCGTGGAGGTCA CCAAGAACCTGAGGAACATCTCAGAGCTGTTCTACTACGCCCAGAAGGCTGTCCTGCACCCCACAGCCCCCCTCTATGACCCTGAGGCCAAGCAG TTGAGGCCCGCGTGCGCCCAGGCGCTGACACGCATCTTCAGGCTCTCAGATCAGGACCTGGACCAGGCGCTCAGTGACGAGGAGCTCAACGCCTTCCAG AAATCCTGCTTCGGGCACCCCCTGGCCCCGCAGGCCCTGGAGGACGTGAAGACGGTGGTGTGCAGGAACGTGGCGGGCGGCGTGTGGGAGGACCGGCTGACCCTGGATG GTTTCCTCTTCCTGAACACGCTCTTCATCCAGCGTGGCCGGCACGAGACCACATGGGCCATCCTGCGGAGCTTCGGCTACAGCGACACACTGGAGCTGACGGCCGACTATCTCTTCCCTCC GCTCCACGTGCCCCCCGGCTGCAGCACTGAGCTCAACCACCTTGGCTACCAGTTTGTGCAGAGGGTGTTTGAGAAGCACGACCAG GACCGCGACGGCGCCCTCTCGCCCATGGAGCTGCAGAGCCTCTTCAGTGTGTTCCCAGCAGCCCCCTGGGGCCCCGAGCTCCTGCGCACAGTCCGCACAGAGGCCGGCCGGCTGCCCCTGCATGGATACCTCTGCCAGTGGAC CCTGGTGACCTACCTGGACGTCCGGAGCTGCCTCGGACACCTGGGCTACCTGGGCTACCCCACCCTCTGTGATCAGGACTCGCAGACTCGTGCCATCACAG TCACCCGTGAGAAGAGGCTGGACCAGGAGAAGGGACAGACGCTGCGGAGCGTTCTCCTATGCAAGGTGGTGGGGGCCCGTGGAGTGGGCAAATCTGCCTTCCTACAGGCCTTCCTAGGCCACGGCCTGGGG CACCAGGACACGAGGGAGCAGCCTCCCGGGTACACCATTGACACGGTGCAGGTCAACGGACAGGAGAAGTACTTGATC ctgtgtgaggtgggCACAGATGATCTGGCCACGTCGCTGGACGCCGCCTGTGATGTTGCCTGCTTGATGTTTGATGGCAGTGACCCAAAGTCCTTTGCACATTGTGCCAGCGTCTACAAG CACCATTACATGGACGGGCAGACCCCCTGCCTCTTCGTCTCCTCCAAGGCTGACCTACCCGAAGGTGGTGTGCCGGTTGGCCCATCGCCAGCCGAGTTTTGCCGCAAGCACCGGCTACCAGCTCCTGTGCCGTTCTCCTGTGCTGGCCCAGCCGAGCCCAGCACTGCCATCTTCACCCAGCTTGCCACCATGGCCACCTTCCC ACATTTGGTCCACGCAGAGCTGCATCCCTCTTCCTTCTGGCTCCGGGGCCTGCTGGGGGTTCTCGGGGCCGCCATGGCCGCAGTCCTCAGCTTCTCGCTCTACAGGGTCCTGGTGAAGAGCCAGTGA
- the RHOT2 gene encoding mitochondrial Rho GTPase 2 isoform X15 yields MRRDVRILLLGEAQVGKTSLILSLVGEEFPEEVPPRAEEITIPADVTPEKVPTHIVDYSEAEQTDEELREEIHKANVVCVVYDVSEEATIEKIRTKWIPLVNGGATRGPRVPIILVGNKSDLRSGSSMEAVLPIMSQFPEIETCVEVTKNLRNISELFYYAQKAVLHPTAPLYDPEAKQLRPACAQALTRIFRLSDQDLDQALSDEELNAFQKSCFGHPLAPQALEDVKTVVCRNVAGGVWEDRLTLDGFLFLNTLFIQRGRHETTWAILRSFGYSDTLELTADYLFPPLHVPPGCSTELNHLGYQFVQRVFEKHDQDRDGALSPMELQSLFSVFPAAPWGPELLRTVRTEAGRLPLHGYLCQWTLVTYLDVRSCLGHLGYLGYPTLCDQDSQTRAITVTREKRLDQEKGQTLRSVLLCKVVGARGVGKSAFLQAFLGHGLGDTREQPPGYTIDTVQVNGQEKYLILCEVGTDDLATSLDAACDVACLMFDGSDPKSFAHCASVYKHHYMDGQTPCLFVSSKADLPEGGVPVGPSPAEFCRKHRLPAPVPFSCAGPAEPSTAIFTQLATMATFPHLVHAELHPSSFWLRGLLGVLGAAMAAVLSFSLYRVLVKSQ; encoded by the exons ATGAGGCGGGACGTGCGCATCCTGTTACTGGGCGAGG CCCAGGTGGGGAAGACGTCGCTGATCCTGTCCCTGGTGGGCGAGGAGTTCCCCGAGGAG GTCCCTCCCCGCGCGGAGGAGATCACGATCCCCGCGGACGTCACCCCGGAGAAGGTGCCCACTCACATCGTGGACTACTCAG AAGCCGAGCAGACGGACGAGGAGCTGCGGGAGGAGATCCACAAG GCAAACGTGGTGTGCGTGGTGTACGACGTCTCTGAGGAGGCCACCATTGAGAAG ATTCGAACTAAGTGGATCCCACTGGTGAATGGGGGGGCCACGCGGGGGCCCAG GGTGCCCATCATCCTAGTGGGCAACAAGTCAGACCTGCGGTCGGGGAGCTCCATGGAGGCCGTGCTCCCCATCATGAGCCAGTTTCCTGAGATTGAGACCTGCGTGGAGGTCA CCAAGAACCTGAGGAACATCTCAGAGCTGTTCTACTACGCCCAGAAGGCTGTCCTGCACCCCACAGCCCCCCTCTATGACCCTGAGGCCAAGCAG TTGAGGCCCGCGTGCGCCCAGGCGCTGACACGCATCTTCAGGCTCTCAGATCAGGACCTGGACCAGGCGCTCAGTGACGAGGAGCTCAACGCCTTCCAG AAATCCTGCTTCGGGCACCCCCTGGCCCCGCAGGCCCTGGAGGACGTGAAGACGGTGGTGTGCAGGAACGTGGCGGGCGGCGTGTGGGAGGACCGGCTGACCCTGGATG GTTTCCTCTTCCTGAACACGCTCTTCATCCAGCGTGGCCGGCACGAGACCACATGGGCCATCCTGCGGAGCTTCGGCTACAGCGACACACTGGAGCTGACGGCCGACTATCTCTTCCCTCC GCTCCACGTGCCCCCCGGCTGCAGCACTGAGCTCAACCACCTTGGCTACCAGTTTGTGCAGAGGGTGTTTGAGAAGCACGACCAG GACCGCGACGGCGCCCTCTCGCCCATGGAGCTGCAGAGCCTCTTCAGTGTGTTCCCAGCAGCCCCCTGGGGCCCCGAGCTCCTGCGCACAGTCCGCACAGAGGCCGGCCGGCTGCCCCTGCATGGATACCTCTGCCAGTGGAC CCTGGTGACCTACCTGGACGTCCGGAGCTGCCTCGGACACCTGGGCTACCTGGGCTACCCCACCCTCTGTGATCAGGACTCGCAGACTCGTGCCATCACAG TCACCCGTGAGAAGAGGCTGGACCAGGAGAAGGGACAGACGCTGCGGAGCGTTCTCCTATGCAAGGTGGTGGGGGCCCGTGGAGTGGGCAAATCTGCCTTCCTACAGGCCTTCCTAGGCCACGGCCTGGGG GACACGAGGGAGCAGCCTCCCGGGTACACCATTGACACGGTGCAGGTCAACGGACAGGAGAAGTACTTGATC ctgtgtgaggtgggCACAGATGATCTGGCCACGTCGCTGGACGCCGCCTGTGATGTTGCCTGCTTGATGTTTGATGGCAGTGACCCAAAGTCCTTTGCACATTGTGCCAGCGTCTACAAG CACCATTACATGGACGGGCAGACCCCCTGCCTCTTCGTCTCCTCCAAGGCTGACCTACCCGAAGGTGGTGTGCCGGTTGGCCCATCGCCAGCCGAGTTTTGCCGCAAGCACCGGCTACCAGCTCCTGTGCCGTTCTCCTGTGCTGGCCCAGCCGAGCCCAGCACTGCCATCTTCACCCAGCTTGCCACCATGGCCACCTTCCC ACATTTGGTCCACGCAGAGCTGCATCCCTCTTCCTTCTGGCTCCGGGGCCTGCTGGGGGTTCTCGGGGCCGCCATGGCCGCAGTCCTCAGCTTCTCGCTCTACAGGGTCCTGGTGAAGAGCCAGTGA
- the RHOT2 gene encoding mitochondrial Rho GTPase 2 isoform X20: protein MRRDVRILLLGEAQVGKTSLILSLVGEEFPEEVPPRAEEITIPADVTPEKVPTHIVDYSEAEQTDEELREEIHKANVVCVVYDVSEEATIEKIRTKWIPLVNGGATRGPRVPIILVGNKSDLRSGSSMEAVLPIMSQFPEIETCVEVTKNLRNISELFYYAQKAVLHPTAPLYDPEAKQKSCFGHPLAPQALEDVKTVVCRNVAGGVWEDRLTLDGFLFLNTLFIQRGRHETTWAILRSFGYSDTLELTADYLFPPLHVPPGCSTELNHLGYQFVQRVFEKHDQDRDGALSPMELQSLFSVFPAAPWGPELLRTVRTEAGRLPLHGYLCQWTLVTYLDVRSCLGHLGYLGYPTLCDQDSQTRAITVTREKRLDQEKGQTLRSVLLCKVVGARGVGKSAFLQAFLGHGLGHQDTREQPPGYTIDTVQVNGQEKYLILCEVGTDDLATSLDAACDVACLMFDGSDPKSFAHCASVYKHHYMDGQTPCLFVSSKADLPEGGVPVGPSPAEFCRKHRLPAPVPFSCAGPAEPSTAIFTQLATMATFPHLVHAELHPSSFWLRGLLGVLGAAMAAVLSFSLYRVLVKSQ from the exons ATGAGGCGGGACGTGCGCATCCTGTTACTGGGCGAGG CCCAGGTGGGGAAGACGTCGCTGATCCTGTCCCTGGTGGGCGAGGAGTTCCCCGAGGAG GTCCCTCCCCGCGCGGAGGAGATCACGATCCCCGCGGACGTCACCCCGGAGAAGGTGCCCACTCACATCGTGGACTACTCAG AAGCCGAGCAGACGGACGAGGAGCTGCGGGAGGAGATCCACAAG GCAAACGTGGTGTGCGTGGTGTACGACGTCTCTGAGGAGGCCACCATTGAGAAG ATTCGAACTAAGTGGATCCCACTGGTGAATGGGGGGGCCACGCGGGGGCCCAG GGTGCCCATCATCCTAGTGGGCAACAAGTCAGACCTGCGGTCGGGGAGCTCCATGGAGGCCGTGCTCCCCATCATGAGCCAGTTTCCTGAGATTGAGACCTGCGTGGAGGTCA CCAAGAACCTGAGGAACATCTCAGAGCTGTTCTACTACGCCCAGAAGGCTGTCCTGCACCCCACAGCCCCCCTCTATGACCCTGAGGCCAAGCAG AAATCCTGCTTCGGGCACCCCCTGGCCCCGCAGGCCCTGGAGGACGTGAAGACGGTGGTGTGCAGGAACGTGGCGGGCGGCGTGTGGGAGGACCGGCTGACCCTGGATG GTTTCCTCTTCCTGAACACGCTCTTCATCCAGCGTGGCCGGCACGAGACCACATGGGCCATCCTGCGGAGCTTCGGCTACAGCGACACACTGGAGCTGACGGCCGACTATCTCTTCCCTCC GCTCCACGTGCCCCCCGGCTGCAGCACTGAGCTCAACCACCTTGGCTACCAGTTTGTGCAGAGGGTGTTTGAGAAGCACGACCAG GACCGCGACGGCGCCCTCTCGCCCATGGAGCTGCAGAGCCTCTTCAGTGTGTTCCCAGCAGCCCCCTGGGGCCCCGAGCTCCTGCGCACAGTCCGCACAGAGGCCGGCCGGCTGCCCCTGCATGGATACCTCTGCCAGTGGAC CCTGGTGACCTACCTGGACGTCCGGAGCTGCCTCGGACACCTGGGCTACCTGGGCTACCCCACCCTCTGTGATCAGGACTCGCAGACTCGTGCCATCACAG TCACCCGTGAGAAGAGGCTGGACCAGGAGAAGGGACAGACGCTGCGGAGCGTTCTCCTATGCAAGGTGGTGGGGGCCCGTGGAGTGGGCAAATCTGCCTTCCTACAGGCCTTCCTAGGCCACGGCCTGGGG CACCAGGACACGAGGGAGCAGCCTCCCGGGTACACCATTGACACGGTGCAGGTCAACGGACAGGAGAAGTACTTGATC ctgtgtgaggtgggCACAGATGATCTGGCCACGTCGCTGGACGCCGCCTGTGATGTTGCCTGCTTGATGTTTGATGGCAGTGACCCAAAGTCCTTTGCACATTGTGCCAGCGTCTACAAG CACCATTACATGGACGGGCAGACCCCCTGCCTCTTCGTCTCCTCCAAGGCTGACCTACCCGAAGGTGGTGTGCCGGTTGGCCCATCGCCAGCCGAGTTTTGCCGCAAGCACCGGCTACCAGCTCCTGTGCCGTTCTCCTGTGCTGGCCCAGCCGAGCCCAGCACTGCCATCTTCACCCAGCTTGCCACCATGGCCACCTTCCC ACATTTGGTCCACGCAGAGCTGCATCCCTCTTCCTTCTGGCTCCGGGGCCTGCTGGGGGTTCTCGGGGCCGCCATGGCCGCAGTCCTCAGCTTCTCGCTCTACAGGGTCCTGGTGAAGAGCCAGTGA
- the RHOT2 gene encoding mitochondrial Rho GTPase 2 isoform X8 — MRRDVRILLLGEAQVGKTSLILSLVGEEFPEEVPPRAEEITIPADVTPEKVPTHIVDYSEAEQTDEELREEIHKANVVCVVYDVSEEATIEKIRTKWIPLVNGGATRGPRVPIILVGNKSDLRSGSSMEAVLPIMSQFPEIETCVECSAKNLRNISELFYYAQKAVLHPTAPLYDPEAKQLRPACAQALTRIFRLSDQDLDQALSDEELNAFQVQKSCFGHPLAPQALEDVKTVVCRNVAGGVWEDRLTLDGFLFLNTLFIQRGRHETTWAILRSFGYSDTLELTADYLFPPLHVPPGCSTELNHLGYQFVQRVFEKHDQDRDGALSPMELQSLFSVFPAAPWGPELLRTVRTEAGRLPLHGYLCQWTLVTYLDVRSCLGHLGYLGYPTLCDQDSQTRAITVTREKRLDQEKGQTLRSVLLCKVVGARGVGKSAFLQAFLGHGLGHQDTREQPPGYTIDTVQVNGQEKYLILCEVGTDDLATSLDAACDVACLMFDGSDPKSFAHCASVYKHHYMDGQTPCLFVSSKADLPEGGVPVGPSPAEFCRKHRLPAPVPFSCAGPAEPSTAIFTQLATMATFPHLVHAELHPSSFWLRGLLGVLGAAMAAVLSFSLYRVLVKSQ; from the exons ATGAGGCGGGACGTGCGCATCCTGTTACTGGGCGAGG CCCAGGTGGGGAAGACGTCGCTGATCCTGTCCCTGGTGGGCGAGGAGTTCCCCGAGGAG GTCCCTCCCCGCGCGGAGGAGATCACGATCCCCGCGGACGTCACCCCGGAGAAGGTGCCCACTCACATCGTGGACTACTCAG AAGCCGAGCAGACGGACGAGGAGCTGCGGGAGGAGATCCACAAG GCAAACGTGGTGTGCGTGGTGTACGACGTCTCTGAGGAGGCCACCATTGAGAAG ATTCGAACTAAGTGGATCCCACTGGTGAATGGGGGGGCCACGCGGGGGCCCAG GGTGCCCATCATCCTAGTGGGCAACAAGTCAGACCTGCGGTCGGGGAGCTCCATGGAGGCCGTGCTCCCCATCATGAGCCAGTTTCCTGAGATTGAGACCTGCGTGGAG TGTTCAGCCAAGAACCTGAGGAACATCTCAGAGCTGTTCTACTACGCCCAGAAGGCTGTCCTGCACCCCACAGCCCCCCTCTATGACCCTGAGGCCAAGCAG TTGAGGCCCGCGTGCGCCCAGGCGCTGACACGCATCTTCAGGCTCTCAGATCAGGACCTGGACCAGGCGCTCAGTGACGAGGAGCTCAACGCCTTCCAGGT GCAGAAATCCTGCTTCGGGCACCCCCTGGCCCCGCAGGCCCTGGAGGACGTGAAGACGGTGGTGTGCAGGAACGTGGCGGGCGGCGTGTGGGAGGACCGGCTGACCCTGGATG GTTTCCTCTTCCTGAACACGCTCTTCATCCAGCGTGGCCGGCACGAGACCACATGGGCCATCCTGCGGAGCTTCGGCTACAGCGACACACTGGAGCTGACGGCCGACTATCTCTTCCCTCC GCTCCACGTGCCCCCCGGCTGCAGCACTGAGCTCAACCACCTTGGCTACCAGTTTGTGCAGAGGGTGTTTGAGAAGCACGACCAG GACCGCGACGGCGCCCTCTCGCCCATGGAGCTGCAGAGCCTCTTCAGTGTGTTCCCAGCAGCCCCCTGGGGCCCCGAGCTCCTGCGCACAGTCCGCACAGAGGCCGGCCGGCTGCCCCTGCATGGATACCTCTGCCAGTGGAC CCTGGTGACCTACCTGGACGTCCGGAGCTGCCTCGGACACCTGGGCTACCTGGGCTACCCCACCCTCTGTGATCAGGACTCGCAGACTCGTGCCATCACAG TCACCCGTGAGAAGAGGCTGGACCAGGAGAAGGGACAGACGCTGCGGAGCGTTCTCCTATGCAAGGTGGTGGGGGCCCGTGGAGTGGGCAAATCTGCCTTCCTACAGGCCTTCCTAGGCCACGGCCTGGGG CACCAGGACACGAGGGAGCAGCCTCCCGGGTACACCATTGACACGGTGCAGGTCAACGGACAGGAGAAGTACTTGATC ctgtgtgaggtgggCACAGATGATCTGGCCACGTCGCTGGACGCCGCCTGTGATGTTGCCTGCTTGATGTTTGATGGCAGTGACCCAAAGTCCTTTGCACATTGTGCCAGCGTCTACAAG CACCATTACATGGACGGGCAGACCCCCTGCCTCTTCGTCTCCTCCAAGGCTGACCTACCCGAAGGTGGTGTGCCGGTTGGCCCATCGCCAGCCGAGTTTTGCCGCAAGCACCGGCTACCAGCTCCTGTGCCGTTCTCCTGTGCTGGCCCAGCCGAGCCCAGCACTGCCATCTTCACCCAGCTTGCCACCATGGCCACCTTCCC ACATTTGGTCCACGCAGAGCTGCATCCCTCTTCCTTCTGGCTCCGGGGCCTGCTGGGGGTTCTCGGGGCCGCCATGGCCGCAGTCCTCAGCTTCTCGCTCTACAGGGTCCTGGTGAAGAGCCAGTGA
- the RHOT2 gene encoding mitochondrial Rho GTPase 2 isoform X14, whose amino-acid sequence MRRDVRILLLGEAQVGKTSLILSLVGEEFPEEVPPRAEEITIPADVTPEKVPTHIVDYSAEQTDEELREEIHKANVVCVVYDVSEEATIEKIRTKWIPLVNGGATRGPRVPIILVGNKSDLRSGSSMEAVLPIMSQFPEIETCVEVTKNLRNISELFYYAQKAVLHPTAPLYDPEAKQLRPACAQALTRIFRLSDQDLDQALSDEELNAFQKSCFGHPLAPQALEDVKTVVCRNVAGGVWEDRLTLDGFLFLNTLFIQRGRHETTWAILRSFGYSDTLELTADYLFPPLHVPPGCSTELNHLGYQFVQRVFEKHDQDRDGALSPMELQSLFSVFPAAPWGPELLRTVRTEAGRLPLHGYLCQWTLVTYLDVRSCLGHLGYLGYPTLCDQDSQTRAITVTREKRLDQEKGQTLRSVLLCKVVGARGVGKSAFLQAFLGHGLGHQDTREQPPGYTIDTVQVNGQEKYLILCEVGTDDLATSLDAACDVACLMFDGSDPKSFAHCASVYKHHYMDGQTPCLFVSSKADLPEGGVPVGPSPAEFCRKHRLPAPVPFSCAGPAEPSTAIFTQLATMATFPHLVHAELHPSSFWLRGLLGVLGAAMAAVLSFSLYRVLVKSQ is encoded by the exons ATGAGGCGGGACGTGCGCATCCTGTTACTGGGCGAGG CCCAGGTGGGGAAGACGTCGCTGATCCTGTCCCTGGTGGGCGAGGAGTTCCCCGAGGAG GTCCCTCCCCGCGCGGAGGAGATCACGATCCCCGCGGACGTCACCCCGGAGAAGGTGCCCACTCACATCGTGGACTACTCAG CCGAGCAGACGGACGAGGAGCTGCGGGAGGAGATCCACAAG GCAAACGTGGTGTGCGTGGTGTACGACGTCTCTGAGGAGGCCACCATTGAGAAG ATTCGAACTAAGTGGATCCCACTGGTGAATGGGGGGGCCACGCGGGGGCCCAG GGTGCCCATCATCCTAGTGGGCAACAAGTCAGACCTGCGGTCGGGGAGCTCCATGGAGGCCGTGCTCCCCATCATGAGCCAGTTTCCTGAGATTGAGACCTGCGTGGAGGTCA CCAAGAACCTGAGGAACATCTCAGAGCTGTTCTACTACGCCCAGAAGGCTGTCCTGCACCCCACAGCCCCCCTCTATGACCCTGAGGCCAAGCAG TTGAGGCCCGCGTGCGCCCAGGCGCTGACACGCATCTTCAGGCTCTCAGATCAGGACCTGGACCAGGCGCTCAGTGACGAGGAGCTCAACGCCTTCCAG AAATCCTGCTTCGGGCACCCCCTGGCCCCGCAGGCCCTGGAGGACGTGAAGACGGTGGTGTGCAGGAACGTGGCGGGCGGCGTGTGGGAGGACCGGCTGACCCTGGATG GTTTCCTCTTCCTGAACACGCTCTTCATCCAGCGTGGCCGGCACGAGACCACATGGGCCATCCTGCGGAGCTTCGGCTACAGCGACACACTGGAGCTGACGGCCGACTATCTCTTCCCTCC GCTCCACGTGCCCCCCGGCTGCAGCACTGAGCTCAACCACCTTGGCTACCAGTTTGTGCAGAGGGTGTTTGAGAAGCACGACCAG GACCGCGACGGCGCCCTCTCGCCCATGGAGCTGCAGAGCCTCTTCAGTGTGTTCCCAGCAGCCCCCTGGGGCCCCGAGCTCCTGCGCACAGTCCGCACAGAGGCCGGCCGGCTGCCCCTGCATGGATACCTCTGCCAGTGGAC CCTGGTGACCTACCTGGACGTCCGGAGCTGCCTCGGACACCTGGGCTACCTGGGCTACCCCACCCTCTGTGATCAGGACTCGCAGACTCGTGCCATCACAG TCACCCGTGAGAAGAGGCTGGACCAGGAGAAGGGACAGACGCTGCGGAGCGTTCTCCTATGCAAGGTGGTGGGGGCCCGTGGAGTGGGCAAATCTGCCTTCCTACAGGCCTTCCTAGGCCACGGCCTGGGG CACCAGGACACGAGGGAGCAGCCTCCCGGGTACACCATTGACACGGTGCAGGTCAACGGACAGGAGAAGTACTTGATC ctgtgtgaggtgggCACAGATGATCTGGCCACGTCGCTGGACGCCGCCTGTGATGTTGCCTGCTTGATGTTTGATGGCAGTGACCCAAAGTCCTTTGCACATTGTGCCAGCGTCTACAAG CACCATTACATGGACGGGCAGACCCCCTGCCTCTTCGTCTCCTCCAAGGCTGACCTACCCGAAGGTGGTGTGCCGGTTGGCCCATCGCCAGCCGAGTTTTGCCGCAAGCACCGGCTACCAGCTCCTGTGCCGTTCTCCTGTGCTGGCCCAGCCGAGCCCAGCACTGCCATCTTCACCCAGCTTGCCACCATGGCCACCTTCCC ACATTTGGTCCACGCAGAGCTGCATCCCTCTTCCTTCTGGCTCCGGGGCCTGCTGGGGGTTCTCGGGGCCGCCATGGCCGCAGTCCTCAGCTTCTCGCTCTACAGGGTCCTGGTGAAGAGCCAGTGA